The following nucleotide sequence is from uncultured Draconibacterium sp..
GGTCATATCCTGTGCAAATACAGCCAGGCCTAAAAGCATAAAAGTTAGTGTGAGTTGTATTCGTTTCATTTTGGTAGTTATTTATTGTTAACGATTTTAAATGAGGCAGAAATTACAGCCTCTTCAAGTTTCTCCATCGGGAAAACATCAGGTGCAGCCACACAATACAAAAAGGCACCTTCCAGTAAAGAGGCAATCGCCATCAGGTCGTTTTCCGGGTCTTTACTTCCATGAGCTTTTATAAATCCATAAAATAAGTTGAAAATAGGGGCAGCTTTTTCTTCGTACATTTCAGCAAAAGCTTTTGAAATTTGGGGTTGCAACAATAACGAAAAGAATAATTTCCAATGTTGCATATTTTCCCGCAATAATTTGAAATTCTGGCGGATAAAATAAATGAATTCTTCGTCGGTAAGGATTCCGTCGTGATTCATATCCAGGTTGTCGTAAATTTCGTTAAAACCATGTTCCATCAGCTCGTTAAGAATCTCTTCTTTGCTGCTGAAATAATTATAAGTAAGCCCTTTCGAGATTTTTGCTTTTGCTGCAATCTGGCTTATGGAAGTGGTGTGATAACCATTCTCTGCAAATAATTCAAGAGCAGTTTCCATGATTAAATGCTTTTTCTGTTTTCTGATATCGTCGAATTGTTCCGGACTTCTTGGCATCTTTTATTATTTATTGGTTGAACGGTCGGTCAAAGTTAGAATATGTATTTTGAAATTCCAAGAAAAATTGCGATTAATTGACCGGTCGGTCATTTAAAATATTGAATATTGGACGAAATAGTTCGAATAAGATGCCAGGGATTTAGTATTAATAGATAAATATTTGGACAATTTTGGTATTGCACCAATTGTTGCTAGCAAATGTAAAATAACTTGCTTTCTTTGCGCCAATTGTTTAAACATAACCGGGGCGTAATTAACCCCGATTTTTTATATATTTACGTAAATGAAGATATTTGAAGGACATTCTTTTCATATACCCGTTCTGGGTGTAGGATATTCAATAGACACTCCTGTAAACGTTGCTCCATATGGAATTTCATCAGTGATTTCGTTAGTTGACGATGGAACAATTGAAAAAATGCGCGAATTTTACTGCAACAAATTTGATATTCCGTATAAGGCTATATCGAAAAAAGTAGAAGACTTTAGGGCAGAACGAATTACCTCCTACCTAAACGTGGTGGAAGAGATTGTGAACAGGAAAGTTGAAGAGATTAAAAATGCTACATCGAACGCAAGTGGCGAATTGGAGAAGTACATTGATATGCTTCCCAATACTTCGTCGTTAAAATCGAAATTTGCCGATAAAGGTCGTGTTGCTGCCGACGATTTTTCAAAATGGGTGAAAGAAAAATTGCATGTGGGGTCGATTGATGTAAACATCATGACAAAGCTGGATCAGGCACACTACAAAAGTGGCGAGCAATTACCGATAGAACAGAACGATGCACATGCTGCTTTACGTGGTTATGCCAACAGTAATTTAAGTTCGTCGCTGGTACTTTCTGCCGGAATGAGTCCGCGTTTGTACAGCTACATCGAGAATTTTAAAGACTTTTTCCCCGATGTGAAAGGTAGGATTAAAAAGAAAATTATTCTGAAAGTGAGCGATTTCCGTTCGGCTTTTATCCAGGGGAAAATGTTTGCAGCAAAAGGTTTGTGGGTGTCGGAATACCGTATTGAATCGGGAGTAAATTGCGGCGGCCATGCTTTTCCAACTGATGGAGTTCTATTTGGACCTATTTTGGAAGAGTTTAAACAAAATCGCGAAAAACTTTTTAGCACTTGTGCCGAAGCTTATAAGGCGGCACTCACCAAAAAAGAAATGCCGCAACCGGCTGAAGAGCCAGAGCTTAAAGTTACCGCTCAGGGCGGGGTAGGCACCAGCGAAGAGCATAATTTCCTGCTTGATGAATACAATATGGACAGTGTGGGTTGGGCAACTCCGTTTATGTTGGTACCCGAAGTAATAAGCATCGATACAGAAACGATGGATATACTGGCTAAGGGAAAAGAAAAAGATTATTACTATAGCGGATTATCGCCACTTGGTGTTCCTTTTAATAGTATTAAAGGAGCATCGATGAGTAAAAGAAGGTTGCAACTTGCCGAGGATGGAAAACCTGGAACACCTTGTACTAAAGGTTTTTTACGTTATAATACTGAATTTACCGAAAAGCCAATTTGTACCTCATCACGCCAATATCAAACACTTAAATTAGAACAACTGGACGAAATGAATTTACCGGAGGCTGAATACAAAAAGGCCTACG
It contains:
- a CDS encoding TetR/AcrR family transcriptional regulator → MPRSPEQFDDIRKQKKHLIMETALELFAENGYHTTSISQIAAKAKISKGLTYNYFSSKEEILNELMEHGFNEIYDNLDMNHDGILTDEEFIYFIRQNFKLLRENMQHWKLFFSLLLQPQISKAFAEMYEEKAAPIFNLFYGFIKAHGSKDPENDLMAIASLLEGAFLYCVAAPDVFPMEKLEEAVISASFKIVNNK